Proteins encoded in a region of the Eschrichtius robustus isolate mEscRob2 chromosome 16, mEscRob2.pri, whole genome shotgun sequence genome:
- the MAFB gene encoding transcription factor MafB, producing MAAELSMGPELPTSPLAMEYVNDFDLLKFDVKKEPLGRADRPGRPCTRLQPAGSVSSTPLSTPCSSVPSSPSFSPTEQKTHLEDLYWMASNYQQMNPEALNLTPEDAVEALIGSHPVPQPLQSFDGFRGAHHHHHHHHPHPHHAYPGAGVAHDELGPHAHPHHHHHHQASPPPSSAASPAQQLPTSHPGPGPHAAAAATAAGGSGSVEDRFSDDQLVSMSVRELNRHLRGFTKDEVIRLKQKRRTLKNRGYAQSCRYKRVQQKHHLENEKTQLIQQVEQLKQEVSRLARERDAYKVKCEKLANSGFREAGSTSDSPSSPEFFL from the coding sequence ATGGCCGCGGAGCTGAGCATGGGGCCCGAGTTGCCCACCAGCCCGCTGGCCATGGAGTACGTCAACGACTTCGACCTGCTCAAGTTCGACGTAAAGAAGGAGCCGCTGGGGCGCGCGGACCGCCCGGGCCGGCCCTGCACGCGCCTGCAGCCAGCCGGCTCGGTGTCGTCCACACCGCTCAGCACGCCGTGCAGCTCGGTGCCCTCGTCGCCCAGCTTCAGCCCAACCGAACAGAAGACCCACCTCGAGGACCTGTACTGGATGGCGAGCAACTACCAGCAGATGAACCCCGAGGCGCTCAACCTGACGCCCGAGGACGCAGTGGAGGCGCTCATAGGCTCGCACCCAGTGCCACAGCCGTTGCAGAGCTTCGACGGCTTCCGCGGCgcgcaccaccaccatcaccaccaccacccacacccGCACCACGCGTACCCGGGCGCCGGCGTGGCGCACGACGAGCTGGGCCCACACGCGCACCcgcaccatcaccatcatcaccaagcgTCGCCGCCGCCGTCCAGCGCGGCCAGCCCCGCGCAGCAGCTGCCCACCAGCCACCCCGGGCCTGGGCCGCACGCGGCGGCCGCGGCGACGGCGGCTGGTGGTAGCGGCAGCGTGGAGGACCGCTTCTCCGACGACCAGCTCGTGTCCATGTCCGTGCGCGAGCTGAACCGCCACCTGCGGGGCTTCACCAAGGACGAGGTGATCCGCCTGAAGCAGAAGCGGCGGACCCTGAAGAACCGGGGCTACGCCCAGTCGTGCAGGTATAAACGCGTCCAGCAGAAACACCACCTGGAGAATGAGAAGACGCAGCTCATTCAGCAGGTGGAGCAGCTTAAGCAGGAGGTGTCCCGGCTGGCCCGCGAAAGAGACGCCTACAAGGTCAAGTGCGAGAAACTCGCCAACTCCGGCTTCAGGGAGGCGGGCTCCACCAGCGACAGCCCCTCCTCTCCCGAGTTCTTTCTGTGA